TTTTTGGTACTAGTGCAGGTTTACCTACGAAAGAGCGTAACACTCAAGCAATTGCACTTAATTTAGAACCTTACATTAATAATATATGGTTATTTGATGTAGGCGAAGCAACACAACACCAGATTCTGCACCATTCTATAAAATTAGGTAAGGTCAATCACATCTTTATTACTCATATGCATGGTGATCATATTTTTGGGCTTCCTGGTATATTAACTACACGTTCTTTTCAAGGTGGGGAAGGTAAGCCTTTAACTATTATTGGACCCAAAGGGATTAAGGAATATGTTGAAACGACATTACGTGTATCTGAATCACGCTTAAATTATCCATTAACGTTTATCGAAATTGACACTCATTTTGCTTACCAACATAACGGTTTTACAGTAACAGCTAATTTATTAAATCACGGTATACCTTCATATGGATACCGCATCGAAGCACCTTATACACCCGGCAAAATAGATGTAGCAGCATTAAAAAATATTGGCCTTGAACCTGGGCCAAAATATCAAGAAATAAAAGCCAATGATACATTTGAATACAAAGGATTAATTTATGATTCGAATGATTTCAAAGGGGATCCAATTCGTGGTCCGATCATTGCAATATTTGGAGATACTAAGCCGTGTATGAATGAGTATTTAATTGCTAATGATGCAGATGTTATGGTACATGAGGGTACTTATTTAGAGGGAGACAAAACATTAGCTAATAATTATAATCATAGTCATATAGATGATGTATTCGAATTAATGGAACGCGCTAACGTTAAACATACACTCATTACACACATTAGCAACCGATATACATTCGAAGAGGTAGAACAAATTTATAATGACTTAGTTCACGA
The genomic region above belongs to Staphylococcus durrellii and contains:
- the rnz gene encoding ribonuclease Z; this encodes MEITFFGTSAGLPTKERNTQAIALNLEPYINNIWLFDVGEATQHQILHHSIKLGKVNHIFITHMHGDHIFGLPGILTTRSFQGGEGKPLTIIGPKGIKEYVETTLRVSESRLNYPLTFIEIDTHFAYQHNGFTVTANLLNHGIPSYGYRIEAPYTPGKIDVAALKNIGLEPGPKYQEIKANDTFEYKGLIYDSNDFKGDPIRGPIIAIFGDTKPCMNEYLIANDADVMVHEGTYLEGDKTLANNYNHSHIDDVFELMERANVKHTLITHISNRYTFEEVEQIYNDLVHERQQSNYKFVSDFDSYKF